A single window of Penaeus vannamei isolate JL-2024 chromosome 24, ASM4276789v1, whole genome shotgun sequence DNA harbors:
- the LOC113818614 gene encoding uncharacterized protein, with protein MAVSRSPAASDAIKDKIIMNNAALPLEDFISIFGVDIDNELRFNRHVSRICKTVSLNVTALRRISHLLNPQGILTLYKSQIRPHLEYASLAWSSTAPTNHSRLDKIEKRALRLIQEANNPCHIDSLENRRDDASGL; from the coding sequence ATGGCTGTATCCCGGTCTCCAGCTGCATCAGACGCCATAAAGGACAAGATCATAATGAACAACGCCGCCCTTCCACTCGAGGACTTCATCTCAATCTTTGGTGTGGACATCGACAACGAGCTTAGATTTAACAGACACGTCAGCAGGATCTGCAAAACAGTTTCTCTGAACGTGACAGCTCTCCGACGTATATCTCACCTCCTGAATCCTCAAGGAATTCTGACGCTGTACAAGTCCCAGATCAGACCACATTTAGAATATGCCTCGTTGGCCTGGTCTTCTACTGCGCCCACCAACCACAGCAGGCTGGATAAAATAGAAAAACGGGCTCTCAGGCTTATCCAGGAAGCCAACAACCCTTGTCACATCGACTCACTGGAAAATCGTCGCGACGACGCGTCGGGGCTCTAA